The Raphanus sativus cultivar WK10039 chromosome 2, ASM80110v3, whole genome shotgun sequence genome includes a region encoding these proteins:
- the LOC108842899 gene encoding telomere repeat-binding factor 3 isoform X1 codes for MGAPKQKWTAQEETALKAGVLKHGTGKWRTILSDPEFTSILKSRSNVDLKDKWRNISVTAMYGSRKKAKLALKKITSSHDDDSATTALTIVALANGVQHISSPPVSCLPPPPLQPDFEGLFTSVDELILEAITNFKRHLGPDGKSILLYVEEKHNMQPDMKRLVTSRLKHLVNVGTIVKIKHRYRICRNGAEQSSPQLFLEGNKENGGVQQHLTQSQGDGELFMIKGMTAQEAAAAAARAVAEAEFAISEAEEAAREADEAEAEAEAAHIFAKAAIKALKYRMQCSEAR; via the exons ATGGGAGCACCAAAGCAGAAGTGGACAGCGCAAGAAGAAACAGCTCTGAAAGCTGGAGTTCTCAAACATGGCACTGGCAAATGGCGCACCATTCTCTCCGATCCTGAGTTTACCTCTATCCTCAAGTCTCGCTCCAATGTCGATCTCAAG GACAAATGGAGGAACATAAGTGTAACAGCCATGTACGGATCTAGGAAGAAGGCTAAGCTTGctcttaaaaaaattacatcCTCTCATGATGATGATAGCGCTACTACTGCTCTTACCATCGTTGCTCTCGCTAACGGAGTTCAACACATTTCTTCTCCTCCTGTTTCTTgtctaccaccaccaccactacaGCCAGATTTTGAAGGACTCTTTACAAG TGTGGATGAATTGATATTAGAGGCTATCACTAATTTTAAGAGACATTTGGGTCCTGATGGAAAGTCCATCTTGCTCTATGTAGAG gaGAAACACAATATGCAACCTGATATGAAACGGCTTGTCACTTCAAGACTTAAGCATTTGGTTAATGTCGGAACTATAGTCAAG ATAAAGCACAGATACAGGATTTGTCGGAACGGAGCAGAACAAAGCTCACCTCAACTCTTTTTGGAAGGGAACAAGGAGAATGGTGGTGTCCAACAACATCTTACTCAATCCCAAGGAGATGGGGAGTTGTTTATGATAAAGGGCATGACAGCACAAGAAGCTGCTGCAGCAGCTGCAAGAGCAGTGGCGGAAGCAGAGTTTGCAATATCAGAAGCTGAAGAAGCGGCTAGAGAGGCAGATGAAGCCGAAGCAGAAGCTGAAGCTGCACACATTTTTGCCAAAGCTGCAATCAAAGCTTTGAAGTATAGGATGCAAT GTAGTGAAGCCAGATAA
- the LOC108842899 gene encoding telomere repeat-binding factor 3 isoform X2, whose amino-acid sequence MGAPKQKWTAQEETALKAGVLKHGTGKWRTILSDPEFTSILKSRSNVDLKDKWRNISVTAMYGSRKKAKLALKKITSSHDDDSATTALTIVALANGVQHISSPPVSCLPPPPLQPDFEGLFTSVDELILEAITNFKRHLGPDGKSILLYVEKHNMQPDMKRLVTSRLKHLVNVGTIVKIKHRYRICRNGAEQSSPQLFLEGNKENGGVQQHLTQSQGDGELFMIKGMTAQEAAAAAARAVAEAEFAISEAEEAAREADEAEAEAEAAHIFAKAAIKALKYRMQCSEAR is encoded by the exons ATGGGAGCACCAAAGCAGAAGTGGACAGCGCAAGAAGAAACAGCTCTGAAAGCTGGAGTTCTCAAACATGGCACTGGCAAATGGCGCACCATTCTCTCCGATCCTGAGTTTACCTCTATCCTCAAGTCTCGCTCCAATGTCGATCTCAAG GACAAATGGAGGAACATAAGTGTAACAGCCATGTACGGATCTAGGAAGAAGGCTAAGCTTGctcttaaaaaaattacatcCTCTCATGATGATGATAGCGCTACTACTGCTCTTACCATCGTTGCTCTCGCTAACGGAGTTCAACACATTTCTTCTCCTCCTGTTTCTTgtctaccaccaccaccactacaGCCAGATTTTGAAGGACTCTTTACAAG TGTGGATGAATTGATATTAGAGGCTATCACTAATTTTAAGAGACATTTGGGTCCTGATGGAAAGTCCATCTTGCTCTATGTAGAG AAACACAATATGCAACCTGATATGAAACGGCTTGTCACTTCAAGACTTAAGCATTTGGTTAATGTCGGAACTATAGTCAAG ATAAAGCACAGATACAGGATTTGTCGGAACGGAGCAGAACAAAGCTCACCTCAACTCTTTTTGGAAGGGAACAAGGAGAATGGTGGTGTCCAACAACATCTTACTCAATCCCAAGGAGATGGGGAGTTGTTTATGATAAAGGGCATGACAGCACAAGAAGCTGCTGCAGCAGCTGCAAGAGCAGTGGCGGAAGCAGAGTTTGCAATATCAGAAGCTGAAGAAGCGGCTAGAGAGGCAGATGAAGCCGAAGCAGAAGCTGAAGCTGCACACATTTTTGCCAAAGCTGCAATCAAAGCTTTGAAGTATAGGATGCAAT GTAGTGAAGCCAGATAA